A stretch of Desulfitobacterium dichloroeliminans LMG P-21439 DNA encodes these proteins:
- a CDS encoding chromosome segregation protein SMC: MIKDFSTVYWGYLPSTKEPYKVHEKVNAFIGPSGHGKTTIWDGLRLMLGASHYESKRTFSFYVHKKSNWAVVRVAFDNKPVNGVRPFENVRKFADEVTACCRIYKNEQSSWARDYYLFDGEFHDLKDLHFNTKAYSEAALSVGEYLGVLEQCLGITKEFRNLMAMSPDTVREVVNSSPHTLFHLIFDLKGAKGYKKRYDESKQRLNEQEIAIERAAEEMGQARIRFEETKIKAQKFRQYKVKEKEVESTIVKLKKLEYAECQEMLKSTEEEMTSVEQQGRIEADKVNELTVKITAKETEIVHLETEYNRLYEEEERANQEKTEITSTKRFKDNELKTLAQEIENLQKIEPQNIEDLRQLKSILTDDLDQKKQDYVQAKTALNELKQKLLDLENNRLPYKDEAKRFRNALEENHVSYLMLADAISVKPEMSRWQEAIEAYIGNNRYRVIVEQGQYLQAKKLQEKARYGARVSLPKTGKELLACEGINYPSLRSAINISHREKVEGYLDKLNNVYLVETVEEGHALQARGIESITLGGLLQDNDGAIHLKYHTLCCGKLALQEEKKRTKEMLPQKECLVQKLQAAVQLLQKDVNETEETIKMQERLAKLSDLEQNYSSLLEETGKLSNLLNEAERQKKAAKDKKEGVRRLQRSAGEDQKEFIVNKEQAEQNMTIFSRKYSDLQKKQEGLGLDFKLAIEEVKVLGLTEDDIEFISYEMQGSAFSDSQGNRTTAKEMNNKLNALLAEKEKLYDSSVNEEVARLVEAQEGQVELLAQNLRSLKEDRTELERTCDDLLFQFREHIKEIMKDYISEFENFADLLKASAKGKLVEVTPDPETWEIKLYIGYDGKEPVPVDGPHLSSGQKASTSLMILLAALGDNKNGKTTPIMFLDEPKARVDDDRGNEIGQLLQVTDIQYFITHQQGESLKSIDWIDHAFTCSACRSDHDFANPLILKKRARRSFA, from the coding sequence ATGATTAAAGATTTCTCAACCGTATATTGGGGATACCTACCGTCCACCAAAGAACCCTATAAGGTTCATGAGAAAGTCAATGCTTTCATCGGTCCGTCCGGTCATGGGAAGACAACTATCTGGGACGGACTGCGGCTGATGTTGGGGGCAAGTCATTATGAGAGCAAACGGACATTTTCCTTTTATGTTCATAAAAAAAGCAACTGGGCGGTGGTCCGGGTCGCCTTTGATAACAAACCTGTGAATGGTGTCCGCCCCTTTGAAAATGTTCGTAAATTTGCGGACGAAGTAACCGCTTGTTGCAGGATTTATAAAAACGAGCAGAGTTCCTGGGCTAGGGACTATTATTTATTCGATGGTGAATTTCATGATCTCAAAGATCTTCATTTTAATACCAAAGCATATAGCGAAGCGGCTTTAAGTGTGGGGGAGTATCTGGGTGTTTTGGAGCAATGTCTGGGCATAACCAAAGAATTCCGCAATTTAATGGCTATGAGTCCCGATACAGTAAGGGAAGTGGTTAACTCTTCACCTCATACCCTGTTCCATTTGATCTTTGACCTCAAAGGCGCGAAAGGTTATAAAAAACGTTATGATGAGAGCAAGCAGCGCTTGAATGAACAAGAGATCGCCATTGAACGCGCGGCGGAAGAAATGGGGCAAGCTCGGATTCGCTTTGAAGAAACCAAAATAAAAGCCCAGAAATTTCGGCAATATAAGGTCAAAGAAAAGGAAGTCGAAAGTACTATAGTAAAGCTGAAAAAACTGGAGTACGCCGAATGCCAGGAGATGCTAAAATCTACGGAAGAAGAAATGACCTCCGTTGAGCAACAAGGACGGATAGAAGCGGATAAGGTTAATGAACTTACGGTAAAAATCACCGCCAAAGAAACAGAAATTGTGCATTTGGAAACGGAGTACAATAGGTTATATGAGGAAGAGGAAAGGGCCAATCAGGAGAAAACGGAAATTACAAGTACTAAAAGATTTAAGGATAACGAACTTAAAACACTGGCTCAAGAAATCGAGAATTTGCAAAAAATAGAACCGCAAAATATTGAAGATTTAAGACAACTCAAAAGTATTCTCACTGATGATTTGGATCAGAAGAAGCAGGATTATGTTCAAGCGAAGACTGCGCTTAATGAGCTGAAGCAAAAGCTTCTTGATCTGGAGAATAATCGTCTTCCTTATAAAGACGAGGCCAAAAGATTCAGAAATGCTCTTGAAGAAAACCATGTTTCCTATCTTATGCTTGCCGACGCGATTAGTGTTAAGCCGGAAATGAGCAGATGGCAGGAAGCAATTGAAGCATATATCGGCAATAATCGTTACCGGGTGATTGTGGAACAGGGACAATACCTTCAGGCCAAGAAATTACAAGAAAAGGCCAGATATGGAGCTAGGGTATCCTTGCCTAAAACCGGAAAAGAACTGCTGGCGTGTGAGGGTATAAACTATCCCAGCTTGCGCTCGGCTATCAATATAAGTCACCGGGAAAAAGTTGAGGGATATCTGGACAAGTTGAACAATGTATATCTGGTGGAAACGGTCGAAGAAGGTCATGCCCTTCAGGCCCGGGGAATTGAGAGCATTACGCTGGGCGGCTTGCTTCAAGACAATGACGGGGCTATTCATTTGAAATACCATACGCTCTGCTGCGGTAAACTAGCTCTCCAAGAAGAGAAAAAACGAACTAAAGAAATGCTGCCGCAAAAGGAATGCCTGGTTCAGAAACTCCAAGCCGCTGTTCAGTTGCTCCAAAAAGATGTGAACGAAACCGAAGAGACGATTAAAATGCAAGAGCGATTAGCAAAACTATCTGATCTGGAACAAAACTACAGTTCCTTACTTGAGGAAACTGGAAAGCTATCCAACTTACTCAACGAAGCAGAAAGACAGAAAAAAGCAGCAAAGGATAAAAAAGAAGGAGTCCGGCGCCTACAACGAAGTGCAGGAGAGGACCAAAAAGAATTTATTGTAAACAAAGAACAAGCTGAACAAAACATGACCATTTTCTCGAGAAAATATTCAGATTTACAGAAAAAACAAGAAGGGCTTGGGTTAGATTTTAAACTGGCAATAGAAGAAGTAAAAGTGCTGGGGTTAACGGAAGATGATATTGAATTTATCTCTTATGAAATGCAAGGCAGCGCTTTTTCAGATTCTCAAGGAAATCGGACTACAGCAAAGGAAATGAACAATAAATTAAACGCCCTTCTTGCCGAAAAGGAAAAGCTTTATGACTCTTCGGTCAATGAAGAAGTTGCTCGTTTAGTCGAGGCGCAAGAGGGGCAGGTGGAACTGCTGGCCCAAAATCTGCGCAGCTTAAAAGAGGACAGAACGGAATTGGAGAGAACCTGTGATGATTTACTGTTTCAATTCCGGGAGCATATCAAGGAAATTATGAAGGATTATATCTCTGAATTCGAGAATTTTGCGGATTTGCTCAAAGCGTCAGCCAAAGGGAAATTGGTAGAAGTCACACCGGATCCGGAGACGTGGGAAATAAAGTTGTATATCGGCTATGACGGCAAGGAACCGGTCCCAGTGGACGGACCACATCTCAGTTCCGGTCAAAAGGCCAGCACCAGTCTCATGATTTTGCTGGCAGCTTTGGGCGACAATAAAAACGGCAAAACAACCCCGATTATGTTTTTGGATGAACCTAAGGCGAGGGTAGACGATGATCGCGGCAATGAAATCGGGCAACTTCTGCAAGTTACGGATATTCAGTATTTTATTACCCACCAACAGGGAGAATCCTTGAAGAGCATCGATTGGATCGACCATGCTTTTACCTGCAGTGCATGTCGGTCCGATCATGATTTTGCTAATCCGTTAATCCTGAAAAAACGGGCTAGGAGAAGTTTTGCATGA
- a CDS encoding DUF3102 domain-containing protein — MGELLTERTPLVIASEINTIKYQTGKILLTSAIEVGRRLKEAKGLLPHGEWLNWLEESVNYTERTAQTLLRIFDAYGSQQLASADAASLNAQDPNADSLNTASRRVVPSALTAQAQAQPILNYTQALILLGVPEEERAQFIAELDLESMTTRELQKTVQERCQVIEERDLAVREKGDLSMTLEDQKEQIDRMAKELASLKSKAQELSKSHAEAMAKAERLSLELKSQKQNTSAKALTRMTNNLTAAYHKAKANRIAFLYESMDRNFKDLLSELKEFEDKEPDTYEVYKKKIVDFLTDGLKGQM; from the coding sequence ATGGGTGAATTACTGACAGAACGAACGCCACTCGTTATCGCGTCTGAAATCAATACCATTAAATATCAAACTGGAAAAATCCTTTTAACCAGTGCCATAGAGGTTGGCCGCCGCTTGAAGGAGGCCAAGGGCCTGCTTCCCCATGGGGAATGGCTGAATTGGTTGGAGGAATCCGTAAATTATACAGAAAGAACGGCCCAGACGCTGCTACGCATCTTCGATGCCTATGGGAGCCAACAGCTCGCTTCTGCCGACGCGGCCTCTCTGAACGCTCAGGACCCCAACGCGGATTCGCTGAACACTGCCTCACGCAGAGTAGTGCCATCAGCCCTTACAGCCCAAGCTCAAGCACAGCCTATCCTAAACTATACCCAAGCGCTTATCCTCTTGGGAGTGCCGGAAGAAGAGCGGGCTCAGTTCATTGCTGAGCTGGACCTAGAAAGCATGACCACCCGTGAACTGCAAAAAACAGTTCAGGAGCGATGCCAAGTGATTGAGGAACGGGATCTGGCCGTGCGGGAAAAAGGAGATCTCTCAATGACACTGGAGGATCAGAAGGAGCAGATCGACAGGATGGCCAAGGAGCTGGCAAGTCTGAAGTCGAAGGCTCAGGAATTGAGCAAGTCTCATGCAGAAGCCATGGCTAAAGCTGAGAGGCTGAGCCTAGAATTGAAATCTCAGAAGCAGAATACCTCGGCCAAGGCCCTTACAAGAATGACCAACAACCTTACAGCAGCCTATCACAAGGCCAAAGCTAATCGGATTGCTTTTTTATATGAGAGTATGGATCGGAATTTCAAGGACCTGCTTAGTGAGCTGAAGGAGTTCGAGGACAAGGAACCGGACACCTATGAAGTGTATAAGAAGAAGATCGTTGATTTCTTGACAGACGGGTTAAAGGGGCAGATGTAA